Proteins co-encoded in one Cricetulus griseus strain 17A/GY chromosome 1 unlocalized genomic scaffold, alternate assembly CriGri-PICRH-1.0 chr1_1, whole genome shotgun sequence genomic window:
- the LOC100751613 gene encoding 60S ribosomal protein L7-like encodes METVPEKKKKVAAVPETLKKKRRNFAELKVKLFRKIFALKTLQKARRKLIYEKTKHYHKEYRQMYRTEIRMPRMARKAGNFYVPAEAKLAFVIRIQGINGVSPKVCKVLQLFRLRQIFNGTFVKLNKASINMLRIVEPYIAWGYPNLKSVNELIYKRSYGKINKKRIALTDNSLIARSLGKYRIICMEDLIHEIYTVGKRFKKANNFLWPFKLSSP; translated from the coding sequence ATGGAGACTGtgccagagaagaaaaagaaggttgCTGCTGTGCCAGAAACCCTTAAGAAAAAGCGAAGGAATTTCGCAGAGTTGAAGGTGAAGCTCTTTCGGAAGATCTTTGCATTGAAGACACTGCAGAAGGCACGGAGAAAGCTCATTTATGAAAAGACAAAGCATTACCACAAGGAATACAGGCAGATGTACCGGACTGAGATTCGCATGCCTAGGATGGCAAGGAAAGCTGGAAACTTCTatgtgcctgcagaagccaagCTGGCATTTGTCATCCGAATACAAGGTATCAATGGTGTAAGCCCAAAGGTCTGCAAGGTGTTGCAGTTGTTCCGTCTTCGTCAGATCTTCAATGGCACCTTTGTTAAGCTCAACAAGGCTTCAATTAATATGCTGAGGATTGTGGAACCATACATTGCATGGGGGTACCCCAACCTGAAGTCAGTAAACGAGCTCATCTACAAGCGCAGCTATGGCAAAATCAATAAGAAGAGAATTGCCTTGACAGACAATTCCTTGATTGCTCGATCTCTTGGTAAATACAGAATCATCTGCATGGAGGATCTAATTCATGAGATCTATACTGTTGGAAAACGCTTCAAGAAAGCAAATAACTTCCTGTGGCCCTTCAAATTATCTTCTCCATGA